The Candidatus Thorarchaeota archaeon genome has a window encoding:
- a CDS encoding ABC transporter permease, with protein sequence MSVLVVGYPKMRDRGTPALLATAGLVIVFAIVYMTAVSLYIVPYKPFTLDVGRPLEPPSPQFPLGTTSLGQDLLSRTIAGGATMLQVAVLSVSICFIIGVPVGLAASFWSGKVDRVVSLIMDSIFAFPGLVLAIAIAAMLGPGVVNMALAIAVVYVPSYYRVIRSQVFTIRELPYVEAARVMGAPDRSIMLRYILPNVLPSSIVVMSLNFADAVLTAAGLTFVGLGLPIDIADWGWDLTFGWLQLLSGAWWVITFPGLMIVLLALGFTLAGEGFNEILTPRLRE encoded by the coding sequence ATGTCGGTACTAGTAGTGGGATACCCGAAGATGAGAGATCGGGGAACACCAGCTCTTCTTGCGACGGCGGGCCTAGTCATAGTCTTCGCGATAGTCTACATGACTGCCGTTTCACTCTACATAGTGCCATACAAGCCGTTCACGCTCGACGTTGGAAGGCCATTGGAACCACCTTCACCGCAGTTCCCCCTGGGGACGACCTCGCTTGGTCAAGACCTTCTTAGCAGGACAATCGCAGGAGGAGCTACCATGCTGCAAGTGGCCGTCCTCTCCGTGTCCATCTGCTTCATCATCGGTGTGCCTGTCGGCCTTGCCGCCTCATTCTGGAGCGGAAAGGTGGACCGTGTCGTTTCCCTCATCATGGACAGCATCTTTGCGTTTCCGGGTCTGGTCCTCGCCATAGCGATTGCGGCCATGCTGGGCCCGGGTGTGGTGAACATGGCGCTCGCCATCGCGGTGGTCTACGTACCCTCCTACTACCGGGTCATAAGGAGCCAGGTCTTCACAATCAGGGAACTGCCCTACGTGGAAGCCGCAAGAGTAATGGGGGCGCCAGACCGTAGCATCATGCTCAGATACATCCTGCCAAATGTCCTGCCCTCTTCGATTGTAGTCATGTCGCTGAACTTCGCAGACGCTGTGCTCACTGCTGCCGGACTGACATTCGTGGGACTGGGACTGCCCATTGATATTGCAGACTGGGGTTGGGACCTCACCTTCGGATGGCTCCAGCTGCTCAGCGGGGCGTGGTGGGTCATCACCTTCCCCGGACTGATGATAGTGCTGCTTGCATTGGGTTTCACGCTTGCAGGTGAGGGATTCAACGAGATACTCACGCCAAGACTGAGGGAGTGA
- a CDS encoding ABC transporter permease, whose translation MTLRSYIATRIALAIPMVFFLLTLVFVVLRVVPGDPALLHFEKNVDPATLAEFKQELGLDRPLIEQYVNYIAGLFMGDLGKSMQDFSSISSHIYSRFPATLELAIYSLLFAVLLGTALGIRSAKRYGTTTDNAIRVAGIVTYAIPVFFLGMIFQLIFGIWLNWLPTGGRFDPRLADAFLPPRITGMYTVDSLLTGNLYGFLIAMKYLVLPSVTLGTILCGIFIRLTRTNMLETLRTDFVVAAEARGLPAKTITYTYALKNAFLPILTMIGLQFATLLAGAVLTETTFSWQGLGTYLVQRINHRDYTAIQGTVVFFGVLVTLVTLVVDIIYAWLDPRIRL comes from the coding sequence ATGACTCTGAGATCATACATAGCTACACGGATTGCACTTGCCATCCCGATGGTGTTCTTTCTTCTGACGCTGGTCTTTGTTGTCCTGCGAGTCGTACCCGGTGACCCAGCACTGTTACACTTTGAGAAGAACGTGGACCCTGCTACGCTCGCCGAGTTCAAGCAGGAACTTGGACTTGACCGCCCACTCATCGAGCAGTACGTGAACTACATCGCAGGTCTTTTCATGGGCGACTTGGGAAAGTCGATGCAAGACTTCTCATCCATATCATCGCACATCTACAGTCGATTTCCCGCCACCCTTGAACTTGCAATCTACTCGCTGTTGTTCGCTGTACTCCTGGGGACTGCACTGGGCATAAGGTCTGCAAAGCGATATGGTACAACGACAGACAACGCAATCAGGGTGGCAGGCATAGTCACATACGCCATACCTGTCTTCTTCTTGGGCATGATATTCCAGCTCATCTTCGGCATCTGGTTGAACTGGCTGCCAACTGGTGGACGCTTTGACCCAAGACTTGCTGACGCGTTCCTGCCTCCAAGAATAACAGGCATGTACACCGTTGACAGCTTACTGACAGGCAACCTCTACGGCTTCTTGATTGCAATGAAGTATCTGGTTTTGCCATCTGTGACTCTGGGCACCATTCTCTGTGGGATATTCATTCGTCTGACGCGTACCAATATGCTCGAGACTCTTAGGACGGACTTTGTTGTTGCAGCGGAGGCGCGAGGGCTGCCGGCCAAGACCATCACGTACACTTACGCCCTCAAGAACGCATTCCTGCCGATTCTAACGATGATAGGGCTCCAGTTCGCCACACTTCTTGCTGGTGCAGTACTCACTGAAACAACCTTCAGCTGGCAGGGTCTCGGCACATACCTCGTACAGAGAATCAATCACCGTGACTACACTGCCATTCAGGGCACTGTGGTCTTCTTTGGAGTACTCGTGACCCTCGTGACTCTGGTCGTGGACATCATATATGCGTGGCTTGACCCCAGGATAAGGCTCTGA